The window TGACAGTACCCCCAAAATGATTAAGGGACCATAGACAACATCAGGAAAGTCCACGGGTTGGCGCTCCACTATACATCGTTGTCTGGCTGTTTGCCTGTCAGTTTGACTGTCTGTTTGattcattgtttgtttggtggcgttgtttgtttaattgtttgtttgttagtcgggtgtttgtttgtttgtttgcttgtttttggTTTCTTGTTGGggtttttgtttgcttgttttatgACTTGGGGCTGTTGTTCGTTTGtttatttgcttgtttgcttgtccGTTCgttcgttttattttatttttgttgtgcttgggtgttgtttgtttgtttattattattattttttttttttttgtattttttttaaagttttttgtttagccgatgatcttcccgtcaaggaaAGTCGACAAACTCACACAATGGTACAGCCGATCTCTCTCATACAGTCGTCTATGTCTTTGATTATAAATCTTACAAATCACAAGTTGTGATGAAGATGTGACTTATTCAAGTCATTGTGACATCTGCGATTTACTTGATAGGATCAAAGCACAACTCACATGACGTTATGGCTCTCATCCCCATAATGAAATGTAAGAAAACTGCAAGCCTTCACAATTTGAGACACGGCTTTTAAAGTGTTGTCAGATAGAGtcagatttaaaaaacaaaagttcatgagttgaaagaatTATCATACTCTGATGGTTTTCAATCGCAGCTCTTCGTTTTTCAAGTCTCAGACGTGAACTGGATGGAATATGACTGGTCTTACATAACAACTCTGGTAAACTTCGCTGCGTATAACCCGGATGAAATGTGCTATGCTCACTCCAAGGGTGCAAGATATATCAGGGCCGGTAAGTTCCAGTTTAGGACAGCCCAACTTATAGGCCGAGTCCAAGTTGGTAGCTACAGCTATACGGCTACGGCTGAGTCGTGACGTCATCGtccgttgaagtataggacgtcctcaACAACAGTCGTAGCCGATAGCCGTAGCTGCCAGTTCGGATACGGTCTCAACATAAGAATAGGTAAACTAATTCCAACCCTCTAACTGAAAGAAATGTGAAATGCATTGTCagggttaaagacagtggacactattggttattgtcaaaatccagtcttctcacttggtgtattcctccatgatctcatcatgcattaaataacaaacctgtgaaaaatttagctcgattggtcatcggagttgcgagataactatgaaagaaaaaccatccttgtcacacaaagttgtgtgctttcagatgtttgatttcgagacctcaaattcttaacttgaggtctcgaaatcaaattcgtggaaaattacttctttctcgaaaactatgtcacttcagagggagccgtttctcacaatgttttataccatcaacctctccccattactcgttaccaagtaaggttttatgctaaaagatattttgagtaattaccaacagtgtccactgcctttaaacaaagaaCAACTTATAGAATGgaacttgaacctgcgacctcacTGTGAGTCTTTGTGTCATGGGGAAATATGTCCgccagagattctgtccccaatagggaaattaacatgggctggaggaggagggaccaaaagagggcgctataattAGGAGAAGTTTACACAGTTCTCCGTATGGGAGGAACAAAATCTACGGGTACCGTGTTCGAATCTCCTGCTACACCGCTGTCACAGGGAAATCTGTCTTCCGGATATTCTCTACCAAAATGAGATATTTTAATCATCCGCTATTCAGACTATGCTTAAGAATTACTCAAAGAAGGGCGCTATTATCGGGATAATTTTTTGAACAGAGTTCGCAATAGTACGAGGGGACAAAATCTACGGGGGACACAATCTCAAACTGGGCTTTCTAACGCtctttgtaattattttaagcTTGTCAATTTTAACCTACGGGATGGGGGGatagatgggggggggggacacccaAAATCTCCAACTGAGCTTTCATAACGCTCTTTGTAGTTCTGTTAaatgtttgtaaatttttgtgATGAGGTTGTTATTAGAAAATAGTTGAGTGCTTGTTTTCCTACGTTCTGATTCTCCTAAATTTGACACATTATTccgttgtttgttttattgtattattagtGGGCTACCCGCTAAACGAACTATCCAACGTCACATATCGCAGCGTCTGGGTGAAACAGCAGGTCGAGTTGGCCACTAAACAATACACGGATGGCATAAACATCGACTTTGAGAAACCCCTCAGTCGGAGTAGGTCCGAGATGCTTACTGCGTTGGTAAATGAAACAGCCCAGGCATTCCGTGCCGCAAATCCCCATGCACAGGTCAGTATTCTCCATTCAAAGGTTGTGAAATTGTAGATTGCCGGTTCTTTCAATTGACTGCTTTGTTCATGTCATTTATACCTCAAATTGTCAGTTTAGTTAGTGAtaatttttgtgttaattttagtttaaaggcagtggactctattggtaattactcaaagtaattattaacaTGAAatcttatttggtaacgagtaatggagagctgttgatggtataaaacactgtgagaaatggctccctctgaggtaacatagttttcgagaaagaactcattttcgacgaatttgatttcgagacctcagatttagaattaatttgaggtttcgaaatcatacatctgaaagcacacaacaacatgtgacatgggtgttttttctttcattattatctcgcaacttcgacgaccgattgagctcaaatttgcacctaggtttgttattttatgtagatgttgagatacaccaagtcaaaagactggtatttgacagttaacaatagtgcccactgtctttaagtgataCCAAACGTAATGTTGTACTAATGTTGGCGCATTATCACGTTCCCACGTCCCACACGCAAACACACCTTAAATACCGTCAGTAAATTAGCCTCTGTGTGATGTGTCAACCACACTGCACAACCCACAAAACCTCAATGGTGCTGGTTATTTGATCCTGGTCAgtaccaatcaaaacacaatgaTCAATGAAAAAGCTTTCATTCGATGTACACAAACTTATCAGTTCATAATAACAGGTTACGTTAGACCAATGGCGTGACTTTTCCTGAAGTGTAATGTagaaaaatttaatttaaaaacaacaatctCATGAATGTTTATggttgtttttacaaatgggccatttcaagttgaactattttaattgtatgtttgtttgttttttgttctgcaaCAGATAACGATTGATGTCCCCCACGCCCCATGTGGTTACGGTCGTTGCTACGACTACGTCAAGTTAGCTTCCATATGTGACTTTTTGGTCATCATGGACTACGACATGGTGGGACCATCCCATGACGCCCATTCTAATGACGGCATCAACTATGTTAAACAGGGTTCGTATGATATAACTTGTATTTAACCTTTACAACAATGTAATAACAACACGTAATTATATACTTCATGCATAGAATCCtctctgattggttaaaaatggagtcatggaaatagctatacaccctttttctatcaagatgacgtcatcgtgCGCGGGGTTATTTTACGactgtgttacacaacacatgggaccaacggctttacatccaatCCAACGGACGAAGTAGCATACGTGTCTTGATTTTAAGGACAAGTGttactgggactcgaacccacactctgctgatcacaaacaacggagcttgagttcggtgctctaaaccgctagGCCGAGTTCTTTGAGTCCAGGTATTAAGTTTGGACTTCATAAATCAACAAGCTTAGCCCAACGCAATTCCTACGGCTTCTGGTTTGCTTAAAGCCACATCATTTGCATGACCAAAGTTTTGGTTTGTTCTGAACAACCGTTTTTACATTCTACCTTGTCACTTCAGGACTGCCAATGGCTTCCTCATGTCAGGCAGACGTTTGTTAAATACGAACCATACATTATGGTACACTGTATTAGGCTTTTCAAATTAGTCAACAACCCAACGAGTAGTCCAACATGATCCAGGAGCAAGTTGAGCTTCCAGGGCATTTTCCTCGAGTTTTGTAGTCACtcttaattgttttcttcttctcataCTACAGGCTGGGAGGCATTCTTAAAGGAAGGCATTCCCGCCAGTAAATTGGTTACTGCAGTGCCATGGTATGGCTACGACTTCCCCTGCACTCATCTCCTAAAGGTacggctttaaagacacttgacgccttttggtgattgtcaaacaccagtattctgacttggtgtatcccaacatatgcatacaaacaataatttatctgtgaacattttgactcaattggtcatcggatttgcaagaaaataatgaaataaaaacacccttgttctctaaagaacaaactcaatctggcaagtagatacacacatggtgttaccgtaaaccaaatatacattgataactcaccatgcaattgaaatgcctcaaatcctacaaacccttgttgcacaaatttgtgttctcTCAGATGACTACAGAGGCAAAAGGCACGAACTATTTTAATATGAGTGAAAACTTGTCTCTTTCCCCAacactgtgttacttcagagggagccgcttcctACAATGTGTTATCCCCTTCAATTGCTCTCCActttttacaataatatttcTTATTTATTGGCAAACTTTTCAGTAGTTAACATGtcaactgtgaaagtttcagttgacATCTTTGTGTTGGGAAACAGGAGAACTGTTCctgtattttctttctttcgaGAAAGCCAAAATCCCTCGATGCTTTAAAACGAGTTCACAGTGggttaaaaatactttttttgttttgttttcactcaGCCATGAAAAGAACTTACCAACAGTTAATAGAAAAGGGTTGTTCTGCTGTGTGGTTATCTTTTTGCtaacaacatttttgttctctttttttttcttttaggaCAACATATGTTCTTATAATGCTCCACAAGATGAAAATGGCATCGTGACagcaaatgacgtcatgacaaaGAGAGGTGTGCAGAAGTACGGGTCGCGCGTCCAAGTTGTGTATAAGCGTATTACACAGCTATTGAAGAATTCTACGACCGGTCGAATCTTCAATGAAACGTATGGGTCGCCATTCTTCAATCACTTGGTAAAGACTTTAAGATGatcattgtaataataattaaataataatatggatttataacgCGCACTTCTCCAGAAAAGCGAGCAAGGCGCCTAAACGAAAAGAAATCACATTAtacaaattaatgaaaatgaagAATACACAAACATATTGTTAAATTAAACCCAATATAAGTGTATGTGAACAAGTGTGACTTTATACAAAgtttatacagtgctaacacacatcggtgtatatgggtaattTTCTGTGTTATATTATACAGGTATCGGGTCACATTCACCAACTGTGGTACGACGACCCAGAAAGCCTGACGCTCCGCTACAACAACGCCAAATCCTTCCAGCTCCGTGGCGTCTCAATGTGGCAAGCGGATTGCTTGGATTATTCGGACGACCCGGAAGCAAAAGCTCTTACAAAGGCAATGTGGGATGCTATCAAAACCTttttcatgtaataataatttagcTTATTGTTTCTTTGGTGTATTACTCACTTAATTTAATCGGAtccgggttggatttcacaaagagttttatgtcagaagactagtcttatctcgagtaaggacgagttgcTCGTCCTCACTTAGGACAAGACTTAAAAGTTTGTAACAACTTCTTAAAGGGTCTTGGTACGTTGtgttggacacaaaacacaatttcaacataatttacattaaactcacacaattTGAAGACAATATTctatagaaagcttccccttaaaatattacttgctgaggtgctgtagtttttgaggaattagtaaaacaagtcacataaataatttttcgtctcaggagacaaaaatcgtttagcatgtaaaacgtgtTTTCGTTACATTGttgttctcatttctcaaaaactacagcacctcagtgagtaatattttaaagtaagctttctactcttcaaatggtgtaagtttataggcagtggacaatattggtagttactcaaaataattattatcataagacctttcttgattacgggtaaaggggagaggttgatagtgtaaaactttgtgagaaacagctccctctgaagtaacgtagttttcgagaaagaagtttttttcaacgaatttgatttcgagacctgaggtctcgaaatcaagcatctgaaagcacacaacttagtgagACCATGGTgcgaaatgtttttttttctttcattaatatctcgcaacttcgacggccgattgagctcaaattttcacaggtttgttatgttatgcaaatgttgagatacaccaactgtgaagaatagtcttagacaattaccaatagtgtccagtgtctttaatgtaattctgtgggcattgtgttttgtattacaaaaagtaccgtAATGCTTTAGTCGTACGACTTTAGTCATAAGAGGAACATCTATGTGAATTAATTGACCCCAGGACAGGGGCATAAATAAATGTGCATCCTCTATCGAGTGCAAACAGGGGAAATTAGTAGGTTAGCGCTTTAATATCTTATTGGAATAttaaaaagcttcaggcctaaagtcttttaatattttgggggcatctgaaaacacacatgtgcaaaagggtgttttttctttcatttgtttttccgacttcgatgaccaactgaacCCACATTTTCATAGAAAACTGGTCCTAgtcaattaccaaagatgtgtccagtgcctgcaTTCGGAGTGAACCACTTGGGGGTTCGTTCTTATTTATAGGCCCTGTATCCCCATATATTTTATACATTAGTGTACGATCCTTTGTTGCTTAGTGCAGAGGGACAATACCCTgttctgtaaaaacaaaatcaacgcTGTAAAACAAGGTGTGCACGTGTGCTATATAGTCCAAGCACTACATTTTGTAGGCTTATTTTGTACTCAGAACTACACTTAGTATTTagaatgcttaaaggcagtgaacactcttggtaattactcaaaatatttattagcattaaacctttcttggtgacgagtaatggggagaggttgatggtataaaacattgtgagaaacggctccctctgaagtgccatagctttcgagaaagaagtaattttcaacgaatttgatttcgagacctcaggtttagaacttgaggtctcaaaatcaaccatctaaacacacacaacttcgtgtgacaagggtggttttttctttcattattatctcgcaagttcgatgaccgattgagctcaaattttcacaggtttgttattttatgcatatgttgagatacaccaactgtgaaggctagtctttgacaattattaccagtagtgtccactggcttcaAAACACACACCCGCCCAAGCCACTTTACTTATAGCATATCTGACACGCATAGGTGATGTTCCCAACAATTGCGTGCAAAGCCCCTGTGAAGTTTCTgcccaaataaatattgttgttgttgttattattatagtatAGAGCAAAGTCATTGCTCCATGTTCCTGCTACTTCTAATAACGCGTAGTAGTCCTGTCGTAGTGAACAATATTGAACAGCAATACGGTTGGATTCGCATGACAGACTCACACAGCTGTCGGTCTATATACCAATGTTGATCTTATGAAAGACATTATGTATATCAATTTCGAAATAATTAACATAAACTCTGCCACCTGCTTCTAGaaaaagtgtatttttatatgtttttatttttggtgacgtcatcggtatttttatttttaaccagaCCTTCGCAGACTAATTATATGATGGTAAAGCAACAAAGGGTGtacatttcaacaacaaaaaacaataaataacgccttttcaaagcattgtAACAGTCACTTTCGGCTTAGACAAATCAAAAGGTCAAGAAAAAGGTCACCAACCCATCCATTTTTTGTGAGTTAAAAGCCCTTTCACATGATGTataaattgtcaaaatagcttatagtggttgaggaaataatatgaacttatgaaatGATGAAGACTATAGAcgagacatctgaaagcacataacttcgtgtgaaaagggtattgttttttattttttatattaagcTACCTTTGTGGGcagatttatttgttttccataAACTGTCTGGTATACTTTATTGGCTGTACAATAAATATATCGTGATGCATGAAACCTTTACATGACAACGATTACCGAAGTGCCACGATTACCGATTCAGGCAACAAAGTTTAATCTTAATTTTGCTGTTGACCAACATTGCTTTAAAACTTACCCCAAGATATTTTTCCCCCCAATTGTTTTTAtgcaacaactctccattgctcgttactaagtaagtttgtatAACAGCTagtttgagtaatcaccaatagtgtccagtttctttaaaaggTTCCTTTAAAAATGGGCGGATCGTGTGATATTTCACATGGGTTGAAATGTAAACACTTTTCCCTTTCAAAGCCCCTAAAATAGTCTACACACTAAAGGTCACGTAGGTTATTCGAGTAACTCCCATGCGATAAATATTAAGTCACATGCACCATTGAggttagtcttggttcaagactctcctggatttgtcacaagagggcgcgctatcaccccaacgcgctatcaaccacgaaccgctatcacaggagaacCGCtatcctgtgatagcggttctcctgtgatagcggttcgtggttgatagcgcgttggggtgatagcgcgccctcttgtgacaaatccaggagagtcttgaaccaagactacattgAGGTAGGCACACAGCACGAAAGTTACAATGACAAAAGTGTTTTCGTAAATAAACTATAGGAACGCCGCACGGCACATTTTTCCTCGTTTTTTCCCCCATGGAGGCCCAAATGGGGGAAATGCACAAAGCgtcacatttattattatatcgaATGAGAAATAAATGTTCCAGACTAAAATGGAAAATGATAATTAAGTTTGGTTTAATTACTTCTTCCTTGCTTTTCTGGGGTTTGGGTGACACACTTTTTGGGCGACAGTGCATTTACGTGTATACACTCTCGTGCATCCTACTAACGTATTCGTTTcttaaaatatgttttgttgTATGTACAGTGTACTTGTAAAGTTTCTGCCCGGagtaaaatattgttgttgttattattatagtatAGAGCAAGGTCATTGCTTCATGTTCCTGCTACTTCTAATAACGCATAGTAGTCCTGTTGTAGTGAACAATGCGGTTGGATTCGCATGACAGACTCACACACTGAACTACACAATGATCCTTTGGGTCTCATATAGCTC of the Asterias rubens chromosome 3, eAstRub1.3, whole genome shotgun sequence genome contains:
- the LOC117287721 gene encoding di-N-acetylchitobiase-like — translated: MAVSCCNSLTMYSYSTVLLLSVLIAVFTGSNCCMHKADPCPCKDQTLCNFITKTPQKELFVFQVSDVNWMEYDWSYITTLVNFAAYNPDEMCYAHSKGARYIRAVGYPLNELSNVTYRSVWVKQQVELATKQYTDGINIDFEKPLSRSRSEMLTALVNETAQAFRAANPHAQITIDVPHAPCGYGRCYDYVKLASICDFLVIMDYDMVGPSHDAHSNDGINYVKQGWEAFLKEGIPASKLVTAVPWYGYDFPCTHLLKDNICSYNAPQDENGIVTANDVMTKRGVQKYGSRVQVVYKRITQLLKNSTTGRIFNETYGSPFFNHLVSGHIHQLWYDDPESLTLRYNNAKSFQLRGVSMWQADCLDYSDDPEAKALTKAMWDAIKTFFM